Proteins co-encoded in one Polynucleobacter sp. MWH-UH19D genomic window:
- a CDS encoding glycosyltransferase, producing the protein MTAKLVANPKLSVVIPVYNEEDGLQALFDRLYPALDAVSAKRNISYEIVFVNDGSKDRSAGILAKQVDLRPDVTRAVLFHSNFGQHMAIMAGFEYAKGEYIITLDADLQNPPEEIDALVEQLIAGHDYVGTIRADRRDSFFRKFASRAMNRLRENITRITMTDQGCMLRGYSRRIVDLVRQCDENNTFIPALAYTFAANPVEITVKHEERFAGESKYSLYQLIRLNFDLVTGFSIMPLQIFSILGMLLSLAAGSLFAYLLVRRFVLGAEVEGVFTLFALTFFLIGVMLFGLGLLGEYIGRIYQQIRNRPRYVVQTVLEKK; encoded by the coding sequence ATGACTGCTAAATTAGTTGCCAACCCAAAGCTAAGTGTTGTTATTCCTGTATACAACGAGGAAGATGGCCTCCAGGCATTATTTGATCGACTCTACCCTGCATTAGATGCGGTATCCGCCAAGCGCAACATCTCTTATGAGATTGTGTTTGTAAACGATGGCAGCAAGGATCGATCTGCTGGCATATTGGCTAAACAGGTTGATCTTCGCCCTGATGTCACAAGAGCAGTTTTATTCCACAGTAATTTTGGCCAACATATGGCCATCATGGCTGGCTTTGAATACGCAAAAGGTGAATACATCATTACCTTAGATGCGGATCTACAAAATCCCCCTGAAGAAATTGATGCTCTGGTTGAGCAGCTGATTGCTGGACACGACTATGTTGGCACTATTCGCGCCGATCGTCGCGATAGCTTCTTTAGAAAATTTGCTTCACGCGCCATGAATCGTTTGCGTGAAAACATTACTCGTATCACCATGACTGATCAAGGTTGTATGTTGCGCGGCTATAGCAGGCGTATTGTTGATCTAGTGCGTCAATGCGATGAAAACAATACCTTTATTCCTGCACTCGCGTACACCTTTGCAGCTAATCCTGTTGAAATCACCGTTAAACATGAAGAGCGTTTTGCAGGTGAATCCAAATACAGCCTGTACCAACTCATTCGTCTGAACTTTGATTTAGTGACTGGGTTCTCTATCATGCCTTTGCAGATTTTCTCGATCCTTGGCATGCTTCTCTCCCTTGCTGCCGGCAGCCTATTTGCTTACCTCTTAGTTCGTCGCTTTGTACTAGGCGCTGAGGTAGAGGGTGTCTTTACCTTGTTTGCGCTCACCTTCTTCCTGATTGGTGTGATGCTCTTTGGTCTTGGCTTACTAGGTGAATACATCGGCCGCATTTACCAACAGATCCGTAATCGCCCCCGTTATGTTGTGCAAACGGTATTAGAGAAAAAGTAA